TATGCTTATGATGAAATAAATACTGATACAGCTTTATTATATTTTTCTGGTAAAGTTAATAAAGTAGATGGTAGTGGGTTACAATATATGGATTGGGAAGCTCAAACTCAGAATAAACAACATAATATTGATTTATCTATGAACATACCTTATAAACTTGCTAAAAAAGAACATGAATTAGTGATTGGAACTTCTTATAATTTAGATAAAACAACAAAATATGAAGGAAGATATCCAAATGGATATTACTCTACACTAAACAATTTTTATGATTATAATTTAACACTTCCAAGTGCTTCAAGTTCTGATGCACCTTATATTTTACAGCCAGAACAAATTGAACAAAAAGCAATTTATTTAGCAAATAATATTTTATTGATGGATGATTTAAAATTTATTGTAGGAGCAAGAGTTAGTAACTGGGAATATACAAGTAAAAATTCAACAAAACAGAGTAGAAAATTTGATAATGAATTAACACCTTATGTTGGATTAGTTTATGATTTAGACAAAAATCATTCAATCTATACAAGTTATACAAGTATTTTTAAACCACAAGATAAAAAAACAGTTAGTGGGGAGTATTTAGACCCAATTGAAGGGAATAATTATGAAATAGGAATTAAAGGAGAATATTTTGATAATAGATTAAATACATCTTTAGCACTATTTAGAATAGAACAAGATAATGTAGCAGAAGATGATCCTTCTGGAACTTTTGTTCCTGGAACAACAACAGTAGCAAGTGTATCAGCTGATGGAGTAACAAGTAAAGGATTTGAATTTGATATAGCAGGACAAATAACTGATAACTTCAGTATGGATTTTGGATTAGCAAATTTTGAAGCTGAAGATGCAAATGGAGAAAAGTTTAATACAAAGGCTTCAAGAACAACAGCCAATATTTTTGCGAAATATAAAGTAAATGAATATAGAGCAGGTCTTGGATTAAATTATAAAAGTAAAATTTATACTGGAACAGGTTTATCTGAAATTACACAAGACGCTTATATAACTACTGATTTAATGTTAGGTTATGAATTATCAAAAAATACAGATTTACAATTAAATATAAATAATATTTTTGATAAAGAGTATTACACTGGAATTGGAGCAAATTCAATGGTTTATGGTGATCCAAGAAATACAACACTTACAATGAGATATAAATTCTAAAAAAGAGACTTTTAAAGTCTCTTTTTTATTTTAGGAGAAAAATGAAAAAATTAATAAAATCTTTATCTATTCCTGAATCAAGTGGAAAAAAGATAGGTTTATTTAGAACAATTTGTGCAATATTTGGTGGTTTGTTAGTTGCTTATCTTTCAATGACTTTACTAATATTTTTAATTCCAGCTAGTGTTGGAGAATCAATAATAATTCCTTTACTTTTAAATACTTTTGTTTGGGCAGTTTGTGCTTTATGGATTAGTTTATCTTCTACAAAATTAAATGCTTTATTAAAAGTTATTGTTCCATCTTCTATTTTTTCTATTTTGATAATAATTTTATATAATATTTGAGGTAAATAAATGAGTAAACAATTTAATCAAAGACTTCAAAGGGTTCATGTAGCAACTGGAATTTCCCTTTCATTACTTATGTATATTGCTGTATTTTTTGGAATCTTTGCAATATTACTTCCTTATATTCAAGTATGGGAAAAACCATCACGACATTTTAAATTAGCTGATATTTCAACAATTGATTATGGAGCTATGATTGATCCAGTTTTAGCAGATTCTGATTATCCAAAAATAAATGGAATTCATATAATACTTCCTGGATATATGGGTGATCCAGCATTAAGAATAAGTACAGATTTTACTAAAACACGAGTTTTTAATCCAAATACAAATCAAGAAGTTGAAAATGAAGACAAAGCATCAGAACTTGCAAAGTTTTTAA
The genomic region above belongs to Arcobacter ellisii and contains:
- a CDS encoding TonB-dependent siderophore receptor codes for the protein MKNIERKIIPLSLCLSLALSANAKAEEKTILEEIKVSEELGYYISEGTTEGVDSYTTKSMGTATKLNLSVKDTPQSVKVLTNQYLKDTNISSYQDVLEKIPGVTLNRWDERVNASARGFDIDYYKIDGMPTYSTYNERDFDLSVYDRVELVKGANGLTTGYGNPSMSINLVRKRANSKELTGDISATAGSWDSYGIAADVGSALNESGSVRGRVVLKHEEQDSYMDNYKRENNLFYGVIDSDLSDTTYLSTGVSYQNLDRDGVRWGGLPAFYSDGTRTDFSRSKTVSDDWTYWNSEIKSVFADLKQYLPKDMTLNLSYAYDEINTDTALLYFSGKVNKVDGSGLQYMDWEAQTQNKQHNIDLSMNIPYKLAKKEHELVIGTSYNLDKTTKYEGRYPNGYYSTLNNFYDYNLTLPSASSSDAPYILQPEQIEQKAIYLANNILLMDDLKFIVGARVSNWEYTSKNSTKQSRKFDNELTPYVGLVYDLDKNHSIYTSYTSIFKPQDKKTVSGEYLDPIEGNNYEIGIKGEYFDNRLNTSLALFRIEQDNVAEDDPSGTFVPGTTTVASVSADGVTSKGFEFDIAGQITDNFSMDFGLANFEAEDANGEKFNTKASRTTANIFAKYKVNEYRAGLGLNYKSKIYTGTGLSEITQDAYITTDLMLGYELSKNTDLQLNINNIFDKEYYTGIGANSMVYGDPRNTTLTMRYKF